In the genome of Stomoxys calcitrans chromosome 4, idStoCalc2.1, whole genome shotgun sequence, the window atgacagctatatcaagttatagactgatttggaccatacctagcacagtttttggaaatcatagcaaaacacgtcgtgctaaatttcagctaaatcgtataggaattgcgccctctagaggctcaagaagtcaagaccccaaatcggtttatatgacaattatatcaggttatagatcgatttgaaccatacttagcacagttcttggaagtcataagaaaacacttcatgctgaatttcaggcaaatcggataagaattgcgccctctagaggctcaagaagtcaagaccccaaatcggtttatatgatagctatatcaggttatgaactgatttgaggcctactcgacacagttgttgaaagtcgaaccaaaacatttcatgcacaattttagcaaaatcggtaaagaattgcgccccctagaggttcaagaagtcaagaccccagatcggtttatatggcagccatatcagattatgaaccgatttcaaccatacttagcacatttgttggaagtgatagcgaaacacgtcgtacaaaatttcagtcaaatccaataagaattgcgccctctagtggctcaagaagtcaagaccccagatcggttgatatggcagctatatcaggttatgaaccaatttaaaccaaacttagtacagttgttggaagccataacaaaacacctccctTAAAGTTTCAGCCGAtttgcataagaattgcgccctctagaggctcaagaagtcaagacccatgatcgttttatatggcagttaccttgaaacatggaccgattaggcccatttacaatcccaactgatctgcactaataggaagtatttgaagTATAAGACCAAAACTCACGGTActgaatttctgcgaaatcggttaataaatgcggcttctatgggctgtACACCTTAAATGGggggatcgctctatatgggaaTTACATCTGGATATGGGCCGACCTAGAccaaagatgtcgaaggtcataagacaacacactgtgccacatttcagcGCATTTCagtaaaaaatgcggcttctttAGGCCGTAGAccttaaatggggagatcggcttatatggacctatatccaaatacagaccgatctggatcatatcaGACACAAACGCCAAGGGACTTAATATaactcgttgtgccaaatttgattaaaatcggataataaatgcaccttttatgagcataaggcctaaaatcggcagatcggcctacatggcagctatatccaaatatagacctatctggaccatatttgcccTGCATGTTGAGGGACAAAAACTAACTATGCTACGAGTGTCCCATATGCAATATCTGCATTTGTATATGTAAGTGTCTGTTTACGTGCCATAGAAGGATTTCTGTGGCGCATTCGTTATCTTGCACACCTTTTGCTTAAGCAAATATGCCATGATCATGTTAATGGCCCTTTGGGAGCTGCTGAGCTGTTGCCTGCTGGCCTGTGTTGTTAGCCTTAATAGCTTAGAGTCTTAGCGTATGGCAGAGAAGGATAACATGTTAAGGTAAATAATAAGAATGGCAATTAAATTATGTGCCTTTGAGACTTTTCATGTCATATGTGTGTGGGGGAAGGGGGATAGCATGGGGATCAAGTCGCTAACTTTTGCTCTTTTACATATGCAAATATTACACAGACACACACGAACATACCCCCAACAGTCACTCCTTCACCCCTGCACTTCTTCTCATTCTCTGTTCAAGCTTTCGTTTCTATGTCTCCCTATATTTGCCTTAGTTTTGTGTTCATATTTGCATTGCATCCCTAAGGTATGAATGCCCTAAAGTATGCCACGGTTATGTTGGCTAGGCAAGTTCTTTGAAACCCCTAAATGTATGTGACAATTAAACAGATTTATAGCCTGCCAAAGTAAATATTATGCaatgaaatacattttttttctaatgaaataaaaattccagACATGCGGAATTTTAAAGTGTTTTAAgggaaaaaataagatttttaaaGGCCAAGAGGGGATTTATGAAGACAAAGGAAATTctagagaaaacaaaaaccccCATAGGAAATAAGAAGAGAGGAAAATGTCTCAAACTTGCAAATTAAGGGAAAAAAGtttcaaatatttgaaaaaaaaaatataaacctaAAAAGTTATTAAAGCAATCATAAAActagcaaaagcgtgctaagttcagccgggacgaattttatatataccgtccaccatggatcgtatatgtcgagttctttccccggcatctctttatataaaggataaaagaaaagaattgctttgttataagagctctatcaagttatggtACGATTCGGATTTCGAATTCGGAATACGAATTTCagcccattcgaataagaattttgccctatagggcctcaagaagtaaaactggTAGATCGGTtactatgggagctgtatcaggctatagatcgattcagattatattgaacatgtatgttgaaggtcatgggagaagccattgtacaaaatatcagccaaatcggataagaattgcgccctctagaggctgaagaagtcaagatcccagatcggtttatgtggtagttatatcaggttatataccagtttaaaccatattcgacattgctgttggaagtcaaagcgaaactcatcgtgcaaactttcggtcaaatcagaaaaaattacgccctctagtggctcaagaaatcaagatcctatattggtttatatgccagctatatccggttctgAACCAACTTACACCATATTCGACAGatctattggaagtcattgcgAAATACGTcaagcgaaatttcaaccaaatcagataagaattgcgccctctagtggctcaagaagtcaagacccccgatcggtttatatgaaaaatatatcaggttatggaccgatttgaaccatacttagcacaaatgttgaaagtcataacaaaaaacctcatgctaactttcagccaaatcggataagaattgcgccctctagaggctcaagaaatcaagaccccaaaccggtttatatgacagctatatcaggttatggaccaatttgaaccatattcgacacagttgttggaagtcattgtaaaacacgtcatgctaaatttcagcgaaatcagataagaattgcgccccctagaggctcaagaagtcaagaccctagatcggtttacctgacaaatatatcaggttatagaccgattcaaaccatatttagcacaaatgttggaagtcttaacaaaaaccTAATgctaactttcagccaaatcggataagaattgcgccctctagagactaaagaaatcaagaccccaaaccggtttatatggcagctatatcaggctatggaccaatttgaaccatattcgacacagttgttggaagttcctgcaaaacacctcatgcaaaacttcagccaaatcaaataagaattgcgccctctagaggctcaagaagtcaagaccccagatcggtttacatgacaaatatatcaggttatagaccgattcaaaccatacttagcacaaatgttggaagtcataacaaaaacctCATgctaactttcagccaaatcggataagaattgcgccctctagaggctaaagaaatcaagacctcaAACCGGTagatatgacacctatatcaggttatggaccaatttgaatcatattcgacacagttgttggaagtcattgcaaaacacgtcatgcaaaatttcagcgaaatcagataagaattgcgccctctagtggcttagaaagtcaagatacaagatcagtttatgtggcagcaatatcaggttatgaaccgatttgaaccatgcttggcacagttgttggactttataactaaacacgtcatgagcgccctctagaggctcaagaagtgaaaaccccagatcggtttatatgaaagcaatatcaggtaacgaagcgatttgaaccattctaagctcagttgttggaggtcatagcgaaacacaccgtgcaaaatttcagccaaatcggataaaaattgcgccctctagaggctgaagatgtcaagatccaagaccggtttatacggcagctatatcaagttatagaccaatttgaaccatattggacacagttattggaaatcataaccgaacacgtcatgaaaaatttcagccaaagcggataaaaattgcgccctctagtggctcaagaagtcaatatccaagatcggtttatatggcagctatatcaggtaatgaagcgatttgaagcatattcagctgatggaagtcataacaaaccacatcatgcaaaatttcagctcattcggagaacaattgcgccctctataggctcaagaagtcaagaccctacattggtttatatgaaagctaaataaggttatggaccaatttgaaccatattcgtcgtagttgtgggaagtcattgCGAAAtacgtcggataataaatgcgacctctagaggcccaagaactcaagaccccggatcggtttttatggcagctatatcaagttatagaccaatttgaaccatattagacatagttattggaagtgatatcaaaacaccacatgcaatatttcagttaaatcggacgaaaattacgccctctagagtctcaagaagtcaagacccaagatcggtttatatggcggctatatcaggttatggactgatttcaagcATAGTTAGCtcattttttggaagtcataaacaccttatgccaaatttcagacaaatcgtataagtattgcgccctttagaggcttaagaagtcaagacccaagatcggtttatatggcagctatatcaaaacatggaccgagtaGGCCCAtttaaatcccaaccgacctacactaataaaaagtatttgtgcaaaatttcatgcggctagttttactgcttcgaaagttagcatgcttttgacagacagacggacggacagatggacggacttggctagatcgatttaaaatgttatgacgatcaagaatatatatactctatggggtcttagacgcatatttcgaggtgttacaaaaagaatgacgaaattagtacacccccatcctatggtggtttcttgaaagtaaaaaaaaactttttttaatttcgtttttGAACATTCATAAAACCCAACACCATTTAatattctacagaaaatttttttttatttatagctAATCCAGGGCTCAAAGGATTAAGTTTTGAATTGTTAGTTTTCCGTTCtgaatcccaaaaaaaaaacactttttttgccAACACAAAAAATAGTTACAATGATGTctacgacagacagacaggtttTTTCCCTCAAAGGCTCAACAAATGtggttttgatttgttttgttgGTTTACCTTCCCTACctccaaaaaaaacaaactgttAATGTTTTGCCAAAAAATAGTTTCAATAATGCCAACGACAGACTGACAGGTCTTCCCCACAAAGTTTACAAAATATTTCAcatttggttgtgttttttttttcttttcctttcaaatttcattttgcaATTTCTTTGCTGTgtttttccttcttcttctcGGTTTATTTGAAAAGTTGTAATTATTTCAAGTGTCAGCAACAGACACAACATCAAAAAATATCCACAGCATAAACTACAAAACCCACATACGATTTAAAGACAGACCAACAGTTTCCAAGCAGGGACCACAAGTAAGAAGAATTGTTTATACGCAATATGAGCACCTGTGTTGGCTGTAGTGTAAATATGGTAAACCATAATACCTTTCAACAGTAGTTCTCATACATAAATATGAATACTTATTCTCACCAccgcctgtgtgtgtgtgtgtgtgtgtaagtgtgcTCGGGTGTGTGTTTGCCatattcataaaaatgttgatgAGGGATTTTATGCATCAGTTTCAATGCGGTTAGCAAATGAAAACAAAGTGGAAAGAAAAACCAACTTCTGTCTGCCCACACATCATAATTTATATTAGGGTGGAGATAAGAGTATTTTGCCCACATATCATAATTTATATTAGGGTGGGGGTAAAGTATTTTGCCCGCACATCATAATTTATATTAGGGTGGGGATAAGAGTGTTTTGCCCAAACATCATAATTTATATTAGGGTGGGGATAAGAGTATTTTGCCCACACATCATAATTTATATTAGGGTGGCCATAAGAATATTTTTCACAGGTAGGAAAATTGCGGAAAAATTAAATGCCTGTCCCCCTAACTTTGTGTCTCAGAAAATGAGCGAGAATAAGGTGGACAGGCAGTTAGTCTCTAGGAAAATCAGTGAGACGCCCTACCAGAAATGCCAAATAAACGGATATACCTTAAGGCGGGTCCGCTTGcataaaatctaaaaaatctttatcagcttatacaccgattcggaacTTACTGGGCACAACCAttgtaaatcataacaaaccTCCATATGCcttatatcagccaaatcggttaacaatcgCGGCTTCCCGGGggtcaagatcttaaatcggaagattgttttataagggagctttatccaaatctgaaccgagatggcccatttgcaatccccaaagaggtaCACATCAGtaggaagtatctgtgccaaatttgaagcgaATATCTacattcgttcgaccgctaatgTGAACTGACGGagaaacagacagatggacggaccgaggGATGgcttggggtcttaagcccataaaatatgcatttattgcccgatttcgccgaaatttgtaacaatgagtgccatttttataccctgctcCATAATGTGGAGGTAAACTAATATCGTCATCCGGCTTGTAAGACatcgaaatagctgccataaaaatcgatctcggTATGGCTCTGCCAGGTATGGCTCTGCCAGGTATGGCTCTGCCAGGTATGGCTCTGCCAGGTATGACTCTGCCAGGTATGGCTCTGCCAGGTATGACTCTGCCAGGTATGGCTCTGCCAGGTATGACTCTGCCAGGTATGACTCTGCCAGGTATGACTCTGCCAGGTATGGCTCTGCCAGGTGTGGCTCTGCCAGGTATGGCTCTGCCAGGTATGGCTCTGCCAGGTATGGCTCTGCCAGGTATGGCTCTGCCAGGTATGGCTCTGCCAGGTATGGCTCTGCCAGGTATGGCTCTGCCAGGTATGACTCTGCCAGGTATGACTCTGCCAGGTATGACTCTGCCAGGTATGACTCTGCCAGGTATGGCTCTGCCAGGTGTGGCTCTGCCAGGTATGGCTCTGCCAGGTATGGCTCTGCCAGGTATGGCTCTGCCAGGTATGGCTCTGCCAGGTATGGCTCTGCCAGGTATGGCTCTGCCAGGTATGGCTCTGCCAGGTATGGCTCTGCCAGGAATGGCTCTGCCAGGAATGGCTCTGCCAGGTATGGCTCTGCCAGGTATGGCTCTCCCaggtatggctcaaatcagttcataacctgatatagctctcatataaaccgatttcgtagcttgacttcttgagccaatagaaggcacaattattatcaaagtttggtc includes:
- the LOC131996714 gene encoding uncharacterized PPE family protein PPE24-like codes for the protein MALPGMALPGMALPGMALPGMTLPGMALPGMTLPGMALPGMTLPGMTLPGMTLPGMALPGVALPGMALPGMALPGMALPGMALPGMALPGMALPGMALPGMTLPGMTLPGMTLPGMTLPGMALPGVALPGMALPGMALPGMALPGMALPGMALPGMALPGMALPGMALPGMALPGMALPGMALPGDFKGDARSTTMRLLSIHMQTPKVHTLTFAKGLSSMTGMSA